One genomic window of Mucilaginibacter sp. SJ includes the following:
- a CDS encoding OsmC family protein encodes MAQIELKRVHGDFGFEAVDANGHTVKMDSSPESGGQDFGVRPMQMLLMGLAGCSAIDVISILKKQRQEITDYKMVVNGEREAGKEPSLWKDVDIEFHIYGNVDEDKAVRAAELSINKYCSVAATLAKAGAEIKWKVIVHPAE; translated from the coding sequence ATGGCTCAGATTGAATTAAAACGTGTACATGGCGATTTTGGCTTTGAAGCTGTTGACGCTAACGGGCACACCGTAAAAATGGACAGTAGTCCGGAAAGTGGCGGCCAGGATTTTGGCGTCCGCCCAATGCAAATGCTTTTAATGGGCCTGGCCGGTTGCTCGGCAATTGATGTGATCAGTATCCTGAAAAAACAGCGCCAGGAAATAACCGACTATAAAATGGTTGTTAATGGCGAACGTGAAGCCGGTAAAGAACCTTCGTTATGGAAGGATGTGGATATTGAATTTCATATTTATGGCAATGTTGATGAGGATAAAGCTGTGCGTGCTGCCGAACTTTCTATTAACAAATACTGTTCAGTTGCTGCAACACTTGCAAAAGCCGGTGCCGAAATTAAGTGGAAAGTAATTGTTCATCCTGCTGAATAA
- a CDS encoding DinB family protein, protein MNNTINKLTETIQNVRQLKGRDIDWAYKASPAKWSKKEVIGHLIDSAQINLQRFVRCTYEENFKLTYEQVEWVAAARYQDADAEQLIDLWVLLNLQIVRVLTNYPTGRLSASCDNSKQEPNLQTVEWLAADYVDHMLHHLKNIL, encoded by the coding sequence ATGAATAACACTATCAATAAATTAACCGAAACTATTCAAAACGTACGGCAGTTAAAAGGCCGCGATATTGACTGGGCCTATAAAGCATCGCCCGCTAAATGGTCAAAAAAAGAGGTGATCGGCCATTTGATTGATAGCGCACAAATTAACCTTCAACGCTTTGTACGCTGTACTTATGAAGAAAACTTCAAGCTTACCTATGAACAGGTTGAATGGGTCGCCGCCGCCCGGTACCAGGATGCTGATGCTGAACAACTAATAGATCTTTGGGTATTATTAAACCTTCAAATTGTACGGGTTTTAACAAATTATCCGACCGGCAGGTTAAGCGCGAGTTGTGACAACAGCAAACAGGAGCCTAACCTGCAAACTGTTGAATGGCTTGCTGCCGATTATGTTGATCACATGCTCCATCACCTTAAAAATATTTTGTAA
- a CDS encoding nucleoside recognition domain-containing protein, with translation MALNYIWIAFFVIAFVVSLIKLVFFGDTEAFKLLVEGLFNSSKSSVMDIALPLIGSMAFWLGILNIGEKAGAINFLSRIVRPFFSRLFPDVPKDHPATGHMMMNFSANLMGLDNAATPLGLKAMGSLQELNPDKERASNAQIMFLVLHTSGLQLLPVTIIAQRAILNSKDPAEVFLPCIIATYVATVAGLIAVAIKQKINLFDRVIIGWLGGVTTFILLVVWYFTTQLTKEQISMVSSVISNVMLFTIPVIFIVGGLVKKVNVFEVFVEGAKGGFETSVKIIPYLVAMLVGISVFRNCGALDYMNEGLRWVCVQFNLDTRFVDAMPVAYLKPLSGSGSKGMMITVMQNFGVDKFAGRLAGIFNGSADTTFYIVALYFGSVGIKKSRYAIPAGLIADLAGVIAAIFIAYLFFGHQP, from the coding sequence ATGGCGCTTAACTATATCTGGATAGCTTTTTTTGTAATTGCATTTGTAGTTTCACTCATAAAATTAGTTTTTTTTGGCGATACAGAAGCCTTCAAATTATTGGTTGAAGGGTTATTTAATTCTTCAAAATCGTCAGTGATGGATATCGCTTTGCCACTGATTGGCTCTATGGCATTCTGGCTCGGCATTCTGAACATTGGCGAAAAAGCAGGGGCAATTAATTTTTTATCAAGGATAGTGAGGCCGTTCTTTAGCCGCTTGTTCCCGGATGTGCCGAAAGATCACCCTGCCACAGGCCATATGATGATGAACTTTTCGGCCAATTTAATGGGCCTCGATAATGCAGCTACACCGCTCGGTTTAAAAGCGATGGGCAGCCTGCAGGAGCTTAATCCCGACAAGGAAAGAGCATCAAACGCCCAGATCATGTTCCTGGTGCTGCATACATCCGGCTTGCAGTTATTACCTGTTACCATTATAGCGCAAAGGGCAATCCTCAACTCCAAAGATCCTGCTGAAGTATTTTTACCCTGCATTATCGCAACATACGTAGCTACAGTAGCGGGACTTATAGCAGTGGCTATCAAACAAAAGATCAATCTTTTTGACAGGGTAATTATTGGCTGGCTTGGCGGCGTTACTACATTTATATTACTGGTAGTATGGTATTTTACCACCCAGCTAACCAAAGAGCAGATCAGTATGGTATCATCTGTTATCAGTAATGTGATGTTGTTTACCATACCGGTAATATTTATTGTGGGAGGGCTTGTAAAGAAGGTAAACGTATTTGAAGTTTTTGTAGAAGGTGCCAAGGGAGGTTTTGAAACATCTGTTAAAATAATCCCTTACCTGGTAGCTATGTTGGTTGGGATCAGCGTGTTCAGGAATTGCGGCGCGTTGGATTATATGAATGAAGGGTTACGCTGGGTCTGCGTTCAGTTTAATTTAGATACTCGCTTTGTAGATGCTATGCCTGTGGCTTATCTTAAACCATTAAGCGGTTCGGGCTCAAAAGGCATGATGATAACGGTAATGCAAAATTTTGGTGTTGACAAATTTGCCGGACGGCTTGCCGGGATCTTTAACGGTTCGGCTGATACCACTTTTTACATCGTTGCTTTATACTTTGGTTCGGTAGGTATTAAAAAGTCACGTTACGCTATCCCGGCCGGGCTTATAGCCGATTTGGCCGGCGTTATTGCGGCGATTTTTATTGCTTATTTATTCTTTGGCCATCAGCCATAA
- a CDS encoding DUF3052 domain-containing protein, producing MAGYSATPLAKKLGIKAGGKLLLVNAPDYYLDLFSDMSPDVYFTDDISFENDVIHFFSKSADEYRIKLPELMKQIKQDGMLWVSWPKKASKVVTDITEDLIRNFALQMGLVDIKVCAVDEVWSGLKLVIPVKNRKYVV from the coding sequence ATGGCAGGTTATTCAGCTACGCCCCTGGCAAAAAAACTCGGCATAAAAGCAGGTGGGAAGCTGTTGCTTGTTAACGCACCTGATTATTACCTGGATCTGTTTAGCGACATGTCTCCTGATGTTTATTTTACAGATGATATTTCATTTGAAAATGATGTGATCCATTTTTTTAGTAAAAGCGCGGATGAATACCGGATTAAGCTGCCCGAACTGATGAAACAAATAAAACAGGATGGCATGCTCTGGGTTTCCTGGCCAAAAAAGGCTTCAAAAGTAGTTACTGATATTACAGAAGATTTGATCAGGAACTTTGCTTTGCAAATGGGGTTGGTTGATATCAAGGTTTGCGCGGTTGATGAAGTGTGGTCGGGTTTGAAGCTGGTGATCCCCGTTAAAAACAGGAAATATGTGGTATAG
- the pdxR gene encoding MocR-like pyridoxine biosynthesis transcription factor PdxR, whose product MMLIESLLSVNKSSQVPVYLQISNGIINYIRQGTLKPGSALPASRALSASLNVHRKTVVAAYDELYAQSWVDVISRKGIYVAKNLPDVTPRPIEKAVLKHSLANETSFNVDDNRINPQRMFVDMPDGNITFTEGFPDTRIAPVDLMVREYRRMAGYHFTHKYLMYGLEQGSENLRNELARFLGETRGLHVTPNDILITKGVQMALYLCAQVLINKNDIVIVGNPGYSGANEVFEQAGARLEFVPVDDYGIDINAVETICKAQKVRMLYVVPHHHQPTTVTLSSERRMRLLELAAKYQFAIIEDDYDFDFHYTSGPILPLASADYYGNVIYVGSFCKTIAPGIRIGFMVAPANFLLQATRLRRLIDRQGEHLLEEAMASLLKNGDIGRHLKKANKLYHERRDILCKLLQEQLGDYISFKIPCGGFAIWVKYLHDLDTAVVSEKANELGLSIGAGHDYYYDKTFKHSFVRIGFASLNEKEMHEAVNIWKKAILKSLPKV is encoded by the coding sequence ATGATGCTCATCGAAAGTTTACTAAGTGTAAATAAAAGCAGCCAGGTGCCCGTCTATTTGCAAATTAGCAACGGTATTATCAATTATATCAGGCAGGGGACCTTAAAACCAGGCTCTGCGCTTCCTGCCAGTCGTGCGTTGTCGGCGTCGTTAAACGTACATCGTAAAACAGTAGTAGCAGCTTATGACGAACTTTATGCGCAAAGCTGGGTTGATGTTATATCGCGTAAGGGGATTTACGTCGCTAAAAACCTGCCCGATGTTACACCCCGGCCTATTGAAAAAGCTGTTCTGAAACATAGCCTGGCAAATGAAACTTCGTTCAATGTTGATGATAACAGGATCAACCCTCAGCGCATGTTTGTGGATATGCCTGATGGCAATATTACGTTTACCGAAGGGTTTCCAGATACCCGCATTGCGCCTGTCGACCTGATGGTGCGCGAATACAGACGGATGGCAGGTTATCATTTTACGCATAAATACCTGATGTACGGGCTGGAGCAGGGTTCCGAAAATTTAAGGAACGAACTTGCCCGTTTTTTGGGTGAAACCCGTGGCCTGCATGTAACACCTAATGATATTTTAATAACCAAAGGCGTTCAAATGGCACTTTACCTGTGCGCACAGGTACTGATTAATAAAAATGATATTGTAATTGTAGGTAACCCAGGCTACAGTGGTGCAAATGAGGTGTTTGAGCAAGCGGGCGCCAGGTTGGAATTTGTTCCTGTGGATGACTACGGTATTGATATTAATGCTGTTGAAACTATTTGTAAAGCACAAAAGGTGCGTATGCTTTATGTGGTGCCGCATCATCATCAGCCTACTACGGTAACGCTGAGCTCGGAGAGGCGTATGCGTTTACTCGAACTGGCAGCAAAATACCAGTTTGCCATTATTGAAGATGATTACGATTTTGACTTTCATTATACAAGCGGCCCTATTTTACCGCTGGCCAGTGCAGATTATTATGGCAATGTAATATATGTGGGTTCATTTTGCAAAACCATCGCGCCGGGCATTCGTATTGGCTTTATGGTAGCGCCGGCTAATTTTTTACTCCAGGCCACCCGCTTACGCAGGCTGATTGACCGCCAGGGGGAGCACCTGTTAGAAGAAGCTATGGCAAGTTTATTAAAGAACGGAGACATTGGCAGGCACCTTAAAAAAGCCAATAAACTGTATCACGAACGGCGGGATATTCTTTGCAAATTACTGCAGGAGCAATTGGGCGATTATATTTCCTTTAAAATACCATGTGGCGGTTTTGCCATATGGGTTAAATACCTCCATGATCTGGACACTGCCGTTGTTTCAGAAAAAGCTAATGAACTGGGGCTGTCTATAGGTGCGGGGCATGATTATTATTATGATAAAACATTTAAACACAGCTTTGTACGGATAGGGTTTGCCTCATTAAACGAAAAGGAAATGCATGAAGCAGTAAATATCTGGAAAAAGGCCATTCTTAAAAGTCTTCCAAAAGTTTAA
- a CDS encoding EamA family transporter, whose product MAITANTKASPLLVIIAFATVYIVWGSTYFFIQMAIQGFPPMLMGALRFFTAGILLLGWCYIKGDNIFVKRDIITSGICGLLTLFIATGIVIWVERNIPSAMVAIMISVNPIWFIILDKANWRVNLKNKSTIFGLIIGFAGILLLFGEAFLKSVTGTMDHAKLTGLLLLLAGPVAWSAGSLYSKKRGGTAPARVNTSWQMIIAGLAFVPAAIIHREFNGFDLATVPAQSWIAIVYLIIFGSIGAFSAYVWLLQVRPATQVSTHSYVNPVIAVLLGVCFAHESISLMQFLGLIVILLSVLLVNLSKYGKLKFKKPVTKIVEQAGNCNRLNPASDLEQIKALAKIAYRI is encoded by the coding sequence ATGGCAATTACAGCAAATACAAAAGCATCACCCCTTTTAGTGATCATAGCCTTTGCTACTGTTTATATAGTATGGGGGTCAACCTATTTCTTTATACAAATGGCAATTCAGGGCTTCCCTCCCATGCTGATGGGTGCATTGCGTTTTTTTACCGCGGGTATTTTATTACTTGGCTGGTGCTACATTAAGGGCGACAACATATTTGTTAAGCGCGATATCATCACCTCCGGTATCTGCGGACTGCTTACCCTATTCATAGCTACAGGTATAGTGATCTGGGTCGAGCGCAATATCCCCAGTGCCATGGTTGCCATTATGATTTCCGTAAACCCGATATGGTTCATCATATTAGATAAAGCTAACTGGCGGGTAAACCTCAAAAATAAATCAACCATATTCGGCCTCATTATCGGCTTTGCGGGGATCCTGCTCCTTTTTGGTGAAGCCTTCCTAAAATCGGTTACCGGTACCATGGACCATGCTAAATTAACAGGATTACTATTGTTACTGGCAGGTCCTGTTGCGTGGTCGGCAGGATCATTATATTCAAAAAAGCGGGGCGGTACAGCTCCGGCAAGGGTAAATACATCCTGGCAAATGATCATTGCCGGTTTGGCTTTTGTACCGGCTGCCATTATTCACCGGGAGTTTAACGGATTTGATCTCGCTACCGTTCCGGCTCAGTCATGGATAGCTATCGTTTACCTTATCATATTCGGATCAATTGGGGCATTCAGCGCTTACGTATGGCTACTGCAGGTAAGGCCTGCAACGCAAGTGAGCACCCATTCGTATGTAAATCCGGTTATCGCCGTACTACTTGGGGTTTGCTTTGCACATGAAAGCATTTCGTTAATGCAGTTTTTGGGGTTAATTGTGATCTTACTTAGTGTACTGCTTGTTAATCTTTCAAAATACGGGAAGCTTAAGTTTAAAAAGCCTGTGACCAAAATAGTTGAACAAGCAGGTAACTGCAATCGCCTCAATCCGGCTTCCGATTTAGAGCAGATCAAAGCATTGGCTAAAATAGCTTACCGGATCTAA
- a CDS encoding TQO small subunit DoxD, whose amino-acid sequence MQLNQKISSIYLRLAIGVSYLWEVADRLGLFGPNGHAHVGWGDWKHFIAYAKQVMSFLPNGIINPLATIATIGEGGFGLLLILGLFTRMAAIGSGVLSLCFAISMAISFGIESPLGYSVFTLSAASFLLAGTAQYSWSLDKWFAAHIVNKKLTAYQSLQAN is encoded by the coding sequence ATGCAACTCAATCAAAAAATATCATCCATATACCTAAGGTTAGCCATTGGAGTAAGCTACCTGTGGGAAGTAGCCGACCGCCTCGGCTTATTTGGCCCAAACGGTCACGCACACGTTGGCTGGGGCGACTGGAAACATTTTATTGCCTATGCCAAACAGGTAATGAGTTTCCTACCCAATGGCATCATAAATCCGCTGGCAACTATTGCAACCATTGGCGAAGGCGGTTTTGGCTTATTACTCATCCTTGGCTTATTTACCCGCATGGCAGCTATCGGCAGCGGCGTACTTAGTTTATGTTTTGCTATCTCGATGGCAATTTCCTTCGGCATCGAATCGCCCCTGGGTTATTCAGTTTTTACTTTGAGCGCCGCAAGTTTTCTGCTGGCCGGGACAGCCCAATATTCGTGGAGCTTAGATAAATGGTTTGCCGCACATATTGTGAACAAAAAGCTTACGGCTTACCAATCATTGCAAGCCAACTAA
- a CDS encoding alpha/beta hydrolase, with the protein MRRVVLIFTLLFCSACVFAAKVDTVQIPSVAMNKTYKAAIAFPKTYGKSKANFPVLYLLHGGYGHFDDWLLKTPDKSLVKDLADQYNIIIVMPEGEIFSYYVDSPIDPNSKFETYIIKEVIPFIDSKYRTVNDKKGRFITGLSMGGFGSLYLSTRHPELFAAAGSMSGALDPNMTTWKLPPDRFEMLTKMLDKIWGPMTPDTYLQYSVVNMADQIRKNGLPLVINIGVDDFLLEPNRELHRRLVYNHTPHDYSEQPGGHTWEFWQNALPGHLLFFSKILKTNGVYVL; encoded by the coding sequence ATGAGAAGAGTAGTTTTAATATTTACCCTGCTGTTTTGCAGTGCCTGCGTTTTTGCAGCTAAAGTTGATACGGTGCAGATCCCAAGCGTGGCAATGAACAAAACTTATAAAGCGGCTATTGCATTCCCTAAAACATATGGAAAAAGCAAAGCCAATTTTCCGGTGTTGTACTTGCTGCACGGAGGCTATGGCCATTTTGATGACTGGCTGCTGAAAACACCGGATAAATCGTTGGTAAAAGACCTTGCTGACCAATACAACATCATTATTGTAATGCCTGAAGGTGAAATCTTTAGTTATTATGTTGATAGCCCGATTGATCCTAACAGCAAATTTGAAACTTATATCATTAAAGAAGTCATTCCTTTTATCGATAGCAAATACCGCACCGTTAATGATAAAAAAGGCAGGTTTATCACCGGCTTATCTATGGGAGGATTTGGCTCGTTGTATCTTTCAACCAGGCATCCGGAACTTTTTGCAGCAGCGGGGAGTATGAGCGGAGCCCTCGACCCAAATATGACCACCTGGAAACTTCCTCCCGATAGGTTTGAGATGCTTACCAAAATGCTTGATAAGATTTGGGGGCCTATGACGCCCGATACTTACCTGCAATATTCCGTTGTGAACATGGCCGATCAGATCCGAAAAAACGGATTGCCATTGGTTATTAATATCGGAGTTGATGACTTTTTGCTTGAGCCCAACCGTGAATTACACCGCAGATTAGTTTATAACCATACCCCACATGATTATTCCGAACAGCCAGGAGGCCATACCTGGGAATTTTGGCAAAACGCGTTGCCGGGGCATTTATTGTTTTTCAGCAAAATACTGAAAACAAATGGTGTTTATGTTTTATAA
- a CDS encoding carboxylesterase/lipase family protein, whose amino-acid sequence MKKNSTLMLLLLICFLPVTAFCQSNNEPVVAGSGIAVTSTESGKVKGYLHNGIFTFKGIPYAKADRFMAPEKPAPWTDVRSSKTYGPVCPTDPTTTVNDEFEFAFQHDLGYSNEHCQSLNVWTQKLNDGKKRPVMVWLHGGGFTAGSSIELPSYDGENLAKKGDVVLVSVNHRLNILGFLDLSAYGDKYKSSANAGLLDLKLALEWVKQNITQFGGDPDNVTIFGQSGGGGKVTCLMNAPSVKGLFKNAIVESGSYITNFNEKPVTQKVAAALLEELHLQPSQVDSLQKLPYDVLNEAGKKAMRRVSADLKKEGKTMNGWGPALDGDFLPYQPSDPAAKELSKNIPLLVGTTKNEFAPFIPGPKSQTMDELKASLQKKYGDKTDAYIAAAQKAYPTISKPSEYTDIEFNFRSLAIKQANEKAVSGAAPVYMYLFTWQSPVNGGMYKAMHCMDIAFQFNNIARCQEMTGGGKEAYALADKISSAWINFAKTGTPNTSSLPKWPAYTAENGATMILDNQCTVKNHPDDELLKIVASAPKP is encoded by the coding sequence ATGAAAAAAAACAGTACCCTCATGCTGCTTTTACTCATTTGCTTTTTACCCGTAACGGCGTTTTGCCAAAGCAACAACGAACCGGTTGTTGCCGGGAGCGGTATTGCTGTAACATCAACCGAAAGCGGAAAAGTAAAAGGCTATCTTCACAATGGCATTTTTACATTTAAAGGTATCCCCTACGCCAAAGCCGATCGCTTTATGGCGCCCGAAAAACCTGCGCCATGGACAGATGTACGCAGTTCAAAAACTTACGGTCCGGTATGTCCTACCGATCCAACCACAACTGTTAACGACGAATTTGAATTTGCCTTTCAGCATGATCTGGGTTATTCAAATGAACACTGCCAGTCGCTCAATGTATGGACACAGAAACTGAACGATGGCAAAAAACGCCCGGTAATGGTTTGGCTGCATGGCGGCGGCTTTACTGCCGGCTCATCAATTGAGCTTCCGTCATATGATGGTGAAAACCTGGCTAAAAAAGGCGATGTGGTGTTGGTATCGGTAAATCACAGGTTAAACATTTTGGGTTTTCTTGATCTTTCGGCCTATGGCGATAAATATAAAAGTTCTGCAAACGCGGGCCTGCTTGATTTGAAATTGGCCCTGGAATGGGTAAAACAAAATATAACCCAGTTTGGCGGCGATCCTGATAATGTGACCATCTTTGGACAGTCGGGCGGCGGCGGTAAGGTTACCTGTTTGATGAACGCGCCGTCAGTAAAAGGTTTATTTAAAAACGCCATTGTTGAAAGCGGCAGCTATATTACCAATTTTAACGAAAAACCGGTTACCCAAAAAGTTGCCGCTGCATTATTGGAAGAACTTCACCTGCAGCCTTCACAGGTTGATTCCCTTCAAAAACTGCCTTATGATGTATTAAATGAGGCGGGAAAAAAAGCCATGCGTAGGGTTTCGGCCGATTTGAAAAAAGAGGGCAAAACCATGAACGGCTGGGGGCCTGCTTTAGACGGCGATTTTCTTCCTTATCAACCATCAGACCCGGCAGCTAAAGAACTATCGAAAAATATCCCGCTGCTGGTAGGTACTACCAAAAACGAATTCGCTCCATTTATACCTGGCCCTAAAAGCCAAACTATGGATGAGTTAAAGGCCAGTCTCCAAAAGAAGTATGGCGATAAAACAGATGCTTACATCGCCGCCGCGCAAAAAGCATATCCCACAATTTCAAAACCATCAGAATATACCGATATTGAATTTAACTTCCGCTCATTAGCTATTAAACAAGCCAATGAAAAGGCTGTTAGCGGTGCTGCCCCTGTGTATATGTACTTGTTTACCTGGCAATCGCCCGTAAATGGAGGCATGTATAAAGCTATGCACTGTATGGATATTGCTTTCCAGTTTAACAATATAGCGCGCTGCCAGGAAATGACCGGCGGCGGTAAGGAAGCATATGCCCTTGCCGATAAAATAAGCAGCGCTTGGATAAATTTTGCCAAAACCGGCACCCCCAATACATCGTCGTTACCTAAATGGCCTGCATACACTGCCGAAAATGGTGCAACTATGATACTGGATAACCAATGCACAGTTAAAAACCACCCTGATGATGAATTATTAAAAATAGTAGCCTCAGCACCAAAACCATAA
- a CDS encoding OmpA family protein encodes MKTNLKKASLLLTGVMISGKLFAQSTDTSATAKDYVRPFSGGGELRTWSIGVHGGLLTPFTIFGRNNRQDFTSPTEQFGYGGYIKKQILPSLGLQADFLRGKLTSSNSQPNAIGTSPYDSYSTKFNWSAALSANITLANINWRHEKPFIQPYLTAGVGNMNFTPRITPVGGQQENFKKTDNGHINELFIPVGLGLKFDLAPGINLDLGYQVNFVQADNLDGYNQGAGDDRFSYAHIGLEFALGSKKKHQMATHNPVSSMRTEYQWENQRTRAELQQQIDAEKAKNAQLASDLATTNANLAKLTTDSDGDGVVDVNDKCPNTPAGQKVDGSGCPLAKPVVYVTEEDKKVVKDAIKNLEFDLGKATIRAHSYPSLDRVAQLLVDKNFSLKLAGHTDNTGSADLNMRLSKDRAESVKSYLASKGANPSRIEATGYGQTQPIATNKTAAGRQANRRVEFTLY; translated from the coding sequence ATGAAAACAAATTTAAAAAAAGCCTCATTGCTTCTTACAGGAGTTATGATTAGCGGTAAATTATTCGCTCAGTCGACAGATACCTCAGCTACAGCAAAAGATTACGTGAGACCCTTTTCGGGTGGTGGTGAACTGCGCACCTGGTCAATAGGTGTACATGGCGGTTTGTTAACCCCTTTTACCATATTTGGACGCAACAACAGACAGGATTTTACCAGCCCAACCGAACAGTTTGGCTACGGCGGGTACATTAAAAAACAAATATTGCCATCTTTAGGCTTGCAAGCCGACTTCCTTCGCGGTAAATTAACTTCATCAAACAGTCAGCCCAACGCAATAGGTACTTCTCCTTATGATTCATACTCTACTAAATTTAACTGGTCGGCAGCTTTAAGCGCTAACATTACGTTGGCTAACATCAACTGGCGTCATGAAAAGCCGTTTATTCAGCCTTACTTAACCGCGGGCGTTGGTAATATGAACTTCACACCAAGGATCACCCCGGTTGGCGGTCAACAGGAAAATTTTAAGAAAACCGATAATGGCCACATCAATGAATTGTTTATCCCCGTTGGCTTAGGTTTGAAATTTGATCTTGCACCGGGTATAAACCTTGATTTAGGTTACCAGGTTAACTTTGTACAGGCCGATAATCTTGACGGATACAACCAGGGCGCGGGTGATGACAGGTTTTCATACGCGCATATTGGTTTGGAATTTGCCCTTGGCAGCAAGAAAAAACACCAGATGGCAACCCATAACCCGGTGTCATCAATGCGTACAGAGTACCAATGGGAAAACCAGCGTACCCGTGCCGAATTACAGCAACAGATAGACGCTGAAAAAGCTAAAAACGCGCAGCTGGCCAGCGACCTTGCAACAACCAACGCCAACCTCGCCAAATTAACTACCGACAGCGACGGTGACGGTGTTGTGGACGTAAACGATAAATGCCCTAATACACCTGCGGGGCAAAAGGTTGATGGTTCAGGCTGTCCTTTGGCTAAACCAGTAGTGTATGTTACCGAAGAAGATAAGAAAGTGGTTAAAGACGCTATCAAAAATCTTGAGTTTGATTTGGGTAAAGCTACCATTCGTGCGCATTCATATCCAAGTTTGGATAGGGTAGCACAGTTATTGGTTGATAAAAACTTTAGCCTAAAACTTGCTGGCCATACTGACAACACAGGTTCGGCTGATTTAAACATGCGTTTATCAAAAGATCGTGCTGAATCGGTTAAATCATACCTCGCAAGCAAAGGTGCAAATCCATCGCGTATTGAAGCAACCGGCTATGGTCAAACACAGCCAATAGCTACAAACAAAACAGCTGCAGGCCGTCAGGCTAATCGCAGGGTTGAATTTACCTTGTATTAA
- a CDS encoding maleylpyruvate isomerase N-terminal domain-containing protein gives MAEQEVSIKTVHLFPLLDQKLIELLKSLSADDWNRPTLAKLWTVKDIAAHLLDGNIRVVSSSHQFAGDPSSNPINSYSDLVDFLNGLNATWVNAMRRVSPQLLTDLLETTGKQYSKIMAAADLFAPAPFSVAWAGEDESVNWFHIAREYTEKFHHQQQIREAVGKQGILTAELFYPCIDTFMCGLPHAYRTVNANTGVLIQIIVTGEAGGNWYLLKMAEGWTLTKNAGSVPDTIVTLSPDIAWKVFTKGINPQTALGASKISGDINLGENLFNMVAVMA, from the coding sequence ATGGCGGAACAGGAAGTATCTATTAAAACAGTTCACCTGTTCCCCCTTTTAGACCAAAAGCTAATAGAACTGCTTAAGTCTTTATCAGCCGACGACTGGAACAGGCCTACATTAGCAAAACTTTGGACGGTAAAGGATATTGCCGCTCATTTGCTTGATGGTAACATACGCGTCGTTTCTTCCTCTCACCAATTTGCCGGCGATCCCTCTTCAAATCCCATTAATAGCTATAGCGATTTAGTTGATTTTTTGAATGGATTAAATGCTACCTGGGTAAATGCAATGAGGCGTGTAAGCCCGCAGTTGCTTACCGACCTTTTAGAAACTACAGGCAAACAATACAGCAAAATAATGGCTGCTGCTGATTTGTTTGCACCTGCACCATTTTCAGTAGCCTGGGCAGGTGAAGATGAATCCGTTAACTGGTTTCACATAGCCCGCGAATACACCGAAAAGTTTCATCATCAACAACAGATCCGCGAAGCGGTTGGCAAACAAGGTATCCTAACTGCCGAATTGTTTTATCCCTGCATCGATACCTTTATGTGCGGACTGCCGCATGCATATCGTACGGTCAACGCAAACACCGGTGTGTTAATTCAAATTATTGTAACTGGCGAAGCCGGAGGTAACTGGTACCTGCTTAAAATGGCTGAGGGCTGGACACTCACCAAAAATGCCGGATCTGTGCCGGATACTATAGTGACTTTATCGCCTGATATTGCCTGGAAGGTTTTTACTAAAGGGATCAATCCGCAAACAGCGTTGGGAGCATCTAAAATCAGCGGCGATATTAACCTGGGCGAAAATTTGTTTAATATGGTTGCTGTGATGGCTTAA